ATCATGCGTGGATTCTTCGGTTGCTCGAACGATGAACCGATGCGCAGGCACACTGTCTCCAGACCGAAGCGATCGAAGTAGTAGCGCGACAGATCTTCGCCGAAGCACTTCGAGATGCCGTACATGCCGTCCGGGCGATGCGGCGCGTCCACATCGAGCACTTCAGTGACCGGGTGGAAGCCGACCGCGTGGTTCGAACTCGCGTAGACAATGCGCTTCACGCCTTGCTTCTGCGCCGCGCTGTAGACGTTGTAGAGCCCCAGGATGTTGGCTTGCAGGATGTCGTCGAACGGCGCTTCGACCGAGATGCCGCCCAGATGCACCAGAGCGTCAACGCCTTCGAGCAGTGCATGCACGGCGGCGCGGTCGGCAAGATCCACCTGCATCGCTTCTTCATACGGCGCGTCGGCCGTGATCGGCACGATGTCGCTCACGCGCACGATGTCCGCCCATTCGGCAAGCTTGCCACGCAATTGTTTGCCGAGGTTGCCCGCCGCGCCCGTCAACAGCAGACGGCGATACGGTTTGCCGGAAGTCTGACTCATGTCACTCCTTGTTCATCGCTAAATCGCCATGCACGTCACGGTGCGTCGCCACACCTGGAGAGGCATCCTACGTTAGACGATGTACGATGACAAGGCTCGAAAGTCGTGTTTACGGATAATCCCTAGGGTCTGTCGTCAGCTTTTTCTTTTCGAACATTGGCCTATTATAGCGAAGCTGGCACATAGGGGAAGTGTTTTCCCGCGTGGCGAGGCATCACCGAAAATCTCATGTTGTATGACATCTTATATTATGAGAATTTTCACGCCTCGCCGAGAAGGCCAAACGCAGCCATTCCCCCGGAGAAGGAAGGAAAAAACCGCCCGGACGTTGCCATCCGGGCGGTTTCTTCACAGCGACGCGGCGGCCTACCACCGCGCCTCCTCCTCTCAACTTCTCCCTGCCCCGTATTCACGTAGTTTCGGCAGATCCAACCCGCGCACACCGACGAGCATGCGATGACGCGTTTGATGCTCAGCGCGGCAGTTCGGAATGGCCCATCAGGAATTCATCGACGGCGCGCGCGCACTGGCGGCCTTCGCGAATCGCCCACACCACCAACGACTGACCACGACGCACGTCGCCGGCTGCAAACACCTTCGGCAGGTTCGTCGTGTAGGCGCGCTCGCCTTCCGTCGAGGCGCGCACGTTGCCGCGCGCATCCTTGTCCACACCGAAGGCGTCGAGCACGGTCTGCAGCGGCGAGACGAAGCCCATCGCGAGCAACACCAGATCTGCCTTGAGCTCGAACTCCGAGCCCGCGACTTCCTGCATCTTGCCGTCCTTCCATTCGAGACGCACCGCGATGAGCTTCTCGACCTTGCCGTTCTTGCCTTCGAAGCGCTTGGTGGCGACCGACCAGTCGCGCTCGCAGCCCTCTTCGTGGCTCGACGAGGTGCGCAGCTTGGTCGGCCAGTACGGCCACACCATCGGCTTGTTCTCCTGCTCGGGCGGCTGCGGCAGCAGTTCGAACTGCGTGATGCTCTTTGCGCCATGGCGATTCGACGTACCCACGCAGTCGGAGCCGGTGTCGCCACCGCCGATCACGATGACGCTCTTGCCCGTGGCTACCAACTGCTTGGCCAGCTTGTCGCCGGCGTTGATCTTGTTCTGCTGCGGCAGGAATTCCATCGCGAAATGGATGCCGTCGAGCTCGCGGCCCGGCACCGGCAGATCGCGCGGCTGTTCGGCGCCGCCGGCGATGACCACCGCGTCGAACTGCGCC
The Pandoraea pulmonicola DNA segment above includes these coding regions:
- a CDS encoding glutamate synthase subunit beta; this translates as MGKVTGFLEFERQSESYEAPLARVKHYKEFVLALSDDQAKVQGARCMDCGIPFCNNGCPVNNIIPDFNDLVYRQDWKSAISVLHSTNNFPEFTGRICPAPCEAACTLNINSDAVGIKSIEHAIIDKAWSEGWVEPQPAKHKTGKTVAVVGSGPAGLAVAQQLARAGHDVTVFEKNDRVGGLLRYGIPDFKLEKWLIDRRMRQMEAEGVTFRTGVYIGKDAPEGHINNFSKETISPEQLQAQFDAVVIAGGAEQPRDLPVPGRELDGIHFAMEFLPQQNKINAGDKLAKQLVATGKSVIVIGGGDTGSDCVGTSNRHGAKSITQFELLPQPPEQENKPMVWPYWPTKLRTSSSHEEGCERDWSVATKRFEGKNGKVEKLIAVRLEWKDGKMQEVAGSEFELKADLVLLAMGFVSPLQTVLDAFGVDKDARGNVRASTEGERAYTTNLPKVFAAGDVRRGQSLVVWAIREGRQCARAVDEFLMGHSELPR
- a CDS encoding NAD-dependent epimerase/dehydratase family protein yields the protein MSQTSGKPYRRLLLTGAAGNLGKQLRGKLAEWADIVRVSDIVPITADAPYEEAMQVDLADRAAVHALLEGVDALVHLGGISVEAPFDDILQANILGLYNVYSAAQKQGVKRIVYASSNHAVGFHPVTEVLDVDAPHRPDGMYGISKCFGEDLSRYYFDRFGLETVCLRIGSSFEQPKNPRMMVTYLSYRDFVELVRCSLFTNRVGHAIVYGVSNNPTLWVDNTKAAFLGYRPQDSSAEFAGLFPPKAPDPRMDDWTQRYQGGPFVLLGPMEPKA